A stretch of Nitrospirota bacterium DNA encodes these proteins:
- the nadB gene encoding L-aspartate oxidase — protein MSNPSGASYEVQITDFLIIGSGIAGLRAALELAPFGEVLILNKGSDRESNSAYAQGGIAAAINPYDSPQSHVKDTLKAGKGLSRQSAVKILVEEGILRVKELIDWGTRFDRKGDKLLFAQEAAHSRRRILRAKGDATGDEIIRSLFHKVRSEQNIKILDNHFSIELYVVDGVCHGTWVLFEKENVPKIILAKSVILATGGAGQIFLRTTNPRIATGDGMAMSYRQGIPMEDMEFVQFHPTALCLPHVDPFLLSEAMRGEGGILRNKKGEAFMRWYFPEAELAPRDLVSRAIWEEMESTHSNHIYLDMTAMSAPLVKKRFPTIYKTCLNYGINITRDPIPVSPSAHFMMGGVQTGLNGNTLIQGLYAAGEVACTGVHGANRLASNSLLEGLVFGARTGKHILKHSGKIKKIDMDYKKIDRYFKRFCDKPEWSSRELESLAYSCKKLMWENVGIVRTERGLAKTCRQLMQWSKKLKGVFFHRKGMEIKNMLTVSLLVSTAALKRRESLGAHFRSDYPGSARIKTHSFIQLNKKNTLY, from the coding sequence ATGTCCAATCCCTCCGGAGCTTCCTATGAAGTCCAGATTACCGATTTTCTGATTATCGGGAGCGGAATCGCCGGATTACGAGCGGCGCTTGAACTGGCGCCCTTCGGAGAAGTCTTGATTCTCAATAAAGGTTCAGACCGCGAAAGCAATTCAGCTTACGCACAGGGGGGAATAGCGGCGGCGATTAATCCCTATGACTCGCCTCAATCTCACGTCAAGGACACGCTCAAGGCGGGAAAGGGGCTCAGCCGGCAATCTGCGGTTAAGATTCTCGTTGAAGAGGGGATACTTCGAGTGAAAGAGCTGATCGACTGGGGGACCCGATTCGACAGAAAGGGAGATAAATTATTATTTGCCCAGGAAGCGGCTCATAGTCGAAGAAGGATCCTCAGGGCAAAGGGAGATGCGACCGGAGATGAAATTATCAGAAGCCTCTTTCATAAGGTCCGATCTGAACAAAACATTAAAATACTCGACAATCATTTTTCCATTGAACTTTATGTCGTGGACGGCGTTTGCCATGGAACGTGGGTGCTATTTGAAAAAGAGAATGTACCAAAGATCATTTTAGCCAAATCAGTCATTCTGGCAACCGGCGGAGCCGGACAGATTTTTCTTCGGACGACGAATCCGCGTATTGCGACGGGAGATGGGATGGCCATGAGTTACCGCCAGGGAATTCCCATGGAAGATATGGAATTCGTTCAGTTTCATCCTACTGCGCTCTGCCTCCCCCATGTTGATCCTTTTCTCCTTTCAGAAGCCATGAGAGGGGAAGGCGGAATTCTAAGAAACAAGAAGGGAGAAGCCTTTATGCGGTGGTATTTCCCCGAGGCAGAACTCGCGCCGCGCGATCTTGTTTCGAGAGCCATATGGGAGGAGATGGAGTCAACCCATTCGAATCATATCTACCTGGACATGACAGCCATGTCAGCACCTCTCGTTAAAAAAAGGTTCCCGACGATTTATAAAACTTGCCTCAATTACGGTATCAATATCACTCGAGACCCTATTCCGGTTAGTCCAAGCGCACACTTTATGATGGGAGGTGTTCAGACCGGTTTAAATGGTAATACGCTGATCCAGGGGTTATATGCCGCCGGAGAAGTGGCTTGCACGGGAGTTCATGGCGCAAATCGGTTAGCGAGCAACTCTCTGCTCGAAGGCCTGGTCTTTGGAGCAAGAACCGGTAAACATATCCTGAAGCACTCAGGGAAAATAAAGAAAATCGATATGGATTATAAAAAAATAGACCGATATTTTAAACGATTTTGCGACAAGCCGGAATGGTCGTCGAGAGAACTGGAATCACTTGCCTATTCTTGTAAGAAACTTATGTGGGAAAATGTCGGCATCGTCAGGACCGAGCGCGGGCTGGCCAAAACCTGTCGTCAGCTTATGCAGTGGAGTAAAAAATTAAAAGGAGTGTTTTTCCATCGAAAAGGGATGGAAATCAAAAATATGTTAACAGTATCGCTGCTGGTTTCTACCGCAGCATTAAAGCGAAGAGAAAGCCTCGGCGCCCACTTTCGATCCGACTATCCGGGTTCGGCACGTATCAAGACCCATTCGTTCATTCAATTGAATAAAAAAAATACCCTCTATTGA
- a CDS encoding AURKAIP1/COX24 domain-containing protein: protein MSRVVKKRRKKMRKHKHKKLLKRTRTQRKRK, encoded by the coding sequence ATGTCGAGGGTTGTCAAGAAGAGAAGAAAAAAAATGAGGAAACATAAACATAAAAAGCTTCTGAAGCGAACACGCACTCAGAGAAAGCGAAAATAA
- a CDS encoding amidohydrolase, whose product MIAIDMHVHPGTKEYLVDAGGKYMEDALKYFRQKKPPVSIEEMADYYRKMDMMAVLLAWDAETHTGLPAVTNDYVAEIARRYPEVFIGFGSVDPWKGKLAIEEAERAVRQLKLRGLKFHPICQGFFPNNRRFYPLWETCASLKIPVLFHTGTTGVGAGTPGGDGLQLKYGQPLPYLDDIAADFPKLTIIGAHPSFPWQDEMLAVAVHKTNVYIDLSGWSPKYFSANLVQYANSILQDRVLFGSDYPFLTPERWMVDFEKAGFKPEVREKILLTNAKRLLQVP is encoded by the coding sequence ATGATAGCCATTGACATGCACGTTCATCCCGGCACCAAGGAATATCTGGTGGATGCCGGAGGAAAATATATGGAAGATGCCCTGAAATATTTCAGACAGAAGAAACCGCCTGTTTCGATTGAAGAAATGGCCGATTATTACAGAAAAATGGACATGATGGCGGTTCTCCTGGCTTGGGACGCTGAAACCCATACCGGTCTTCCCGCAGTGACAAATGATTATGTTGCGGAAATCGCCAGGCGTTATCCCGAAGTGTTTATCGGATTTGGAAGCGTCGATCCCTGGAAAGGGAAATTGGCCATTGAGGAAGCGGAACGGGCGGTGCGACAACTCAAACTCAGAGGACTTAAGTTTCACCCGATCTGCCAGGGATTTTTTCCGAATAATCGGAGGTTTTATCCTCTTTGGGAAACCTGTGCGTCATTAAAGATTCCGGTGTTGTTTCACACCGGAACAACCGGTGTCGGAGCGGGTACGCCGGGAGGAGACGGTCTTCAGTTAAAGTATGGCCAGCCGCTCCCGTATCTTGATGATATCGCAGCAGATTTTCCAAAATTAACGATTATCGGAGCTCACCCGTCATTTCCATGGCAGGATGAGATGCTTGCTGTTGCGGTACATAAAACCAATGTCTACATCGATCTTTCAGGCTGGTCTCCGAAATATTTTTCCGCCAACCTCGTTCAATATGCAAACTCGATCCTTCAAGATCGGGTTTTGTTCGGTTCAGACTATCCCTTCTTGACACCTGAAAGGTGGATGGTCGATTTTGAAAAGGCCGGATTTAAACCTGAAGTAAGGGAAAAGATACTGCTGACAAACGCCAAACGGCTCTTGCAGGTTCCCTGA
- a CDS encoding hemerythrin domain-containing protein codes for MDVLQHLSEDHKKIVQKINKLPAALLKARQNLDILLSLSNEIEQDLSLHEKIEDLLFFPALSEKVGEQALQPLIKEHAESKKARELFMAAISELKEQGEPYPPDKIKEMSNHGYKLMRILSTHLTREDQLLFPQAKTLLPPETLEYLEAQANQLK; via the coding sequence ATGGACGTTTTACAACATCTGAGTGAAGATCACAAAAAAATAGTTCAAAAAATCAATAAACTTCCGGCCGCTTTGTTGAAAGCAAGACAAAACCTGGATATTCTGTTGTCTCTCTCTAACGAAATTGAACAGGATTTAAGTCTCCATGAAAAAATAGAGGATCTGCTTTTTTTTCCGGCACTCAGTGAAAAGGTGGGAGAACAGGCGTTGCAGCCGTTAATCAAAGAACATGCAGAATCGAAGAAAGCGCGGGAGCTTTTTATGGCGGCCATCTCGGAACTTAAAGAACAGGGTGAGCCTTACCCGCCAGATAAAATAAAAGAAATGAGCAACCACGGTTATAAATTGATGCGAATCCTTTCGACCCATCTGACGCGGGAGGACCAGCTTCTTTTCCCCCAGGCCAAAACACTCCTCCCGCCGGAAACCCTGGAATATCTCGAAGCGCAAGCGAATCAGCTTAAGTAA